GCGGCCTCACACCTGGCGGGCGCGCCGCATTCAGGGCGCGAGGCGCTTGAAGAAGAGGACCGTGGGGTGCAGCTCCCCATCGGTATGCCGCGCCCAGTCCGGAATCTCTCCAGCGCGCTGCCACTGGCAGTGCTGATAGACGGCCTCCGCCTTCGAGCCCGCCAGCGTGTCGAGCACCAGCAGCGTGCGCCCCGCGCTCCGCGCGTACTGCTCGACCTCCTGGAGCAGCCGCGACGCGAGCCCCTGTCCGCGGGCCCGCGAGTGCACGAGCAACTTCTGCACCTCCGCGCGGTGCAGCCCGTTGGGACGCAGCGACGGCGCGAGCTGCACGGTGCCGTCGATGCGCCCGTCCACCTCCGCGACCCAGAGCACCAGCCCCGGCCCCAGCGCCGCGAGCACGCCCCGCCAGTACTCCACCGCCGCGTCCCGTGAGAACGGCGGCAGGAAGCCCACCGACGCGCCTCCGTCGACGGAGTCGATGAGCAGTTCGGCCAGCGCCTCCCGCTCCTCGGGGGTCGCCTGTTCGAGTCTCCGGATGGAAATCATCCGCACCAGTCTAGCGGCTCACGGCGCGACGGGCTTCGGGGGCTTCGGCGCGGGGGTGACCCGGGCGCCGGTGAAGCGCAGCAGTTCGTCCATGAGCAGGCGGCGGCCCCGCTCCGGCCGCTCCAGGTGCACGAAGTGCGTCGCGCCCGGGAGCACCACGGCCTTCACGCTGGCGGCGTGGTTCAGGTGCTCCTGGAGGCGCGTGACGTCCTCCGGCCGGCTCCAGAAGTCGTTCTCCGCGCGCAGGATGAGCACCTTCCCCGTGATGGACGCTCCGTCCCACAGCTGCCGGCCCGTGGCCAGGTAGAAGCTGTCCTCCAGCGCCCCGGACGGCGCCCGGAACGCGAACGGCGTGC
This DNA window, taken from Corallococcus coralloides DSM 2259, encodes the following:
- a CDS encoding GNAT family N-acetyltransferase; translated protein: MISIRRLEQATPEEREALAELLIDSVDGGASVGFLPPFSRDAAVEYWRGVLAALGPGLVLWVAEVDGRIDGTVQLAPSLRPNGLHRAEVQKLLVHSRARGQGLASRLLQEVEQYARSAGRTLLVLDTLAGSKAEAVYQHCQWQRAGEIPDWARHTDGELHPTVLFFKRLAP